Genomic DNA from Patescibacteria group bacterium:
TGAAAATATTATGCCGATTCGGCGGAAACTTGCCAGACAAGTAACCATTGGCAATATGCACCATTGGCTCATTCAAAGTTACCCAGTAATCAATATAGCCGCCAAACTCTTTCACCACAAAGGCGCTATAGCGATCAAAATACATAACCGCATTCTTACCAGCCCAACCACCCTCAGCGGCAAACCAAGTCGGATTGGTCCAATGCCAGATTGTCAAAACAATTCTAAAACCCCTAAGACGTGCTTGTTCAAAAATCTCTCGATATTTCTTCACCGCTTCTACGTCCCAAACATCGTTTTCAGTCTCAATTCGCGCCCACTCAATACCAAAACGAATTGCATTGGTGTTCAAGTTCTTGGCCAAGTCAAAGTCATCGCCATAATGAGTCCAAAAATTACAAGCGGATCCGCAACTATAATCCTCTTTTTTTAATTTTTTACTTTCTAAAAATGTCTTTCTCTTCTCAGATGACTCCCACTCACTCCAATCATTGGTTACACCGCCCTCAATCTGATAGGAACTAGTCGATGTCCCCCACAAAAAACCCTCAGGAAATTGAAATTCCCCAGACACACCAGCAGGAATCGATAACAAACGATCATCAACCTGGTTACTTAACTGAGAGCTTGTTTCTATTTTTTCCTCCTTGTCCGTCTCAACTTTTACAGACGGTATTACTTTATCTTCTTCGGGCATAATTTTTAAAATTTTAATCAAAGCTTACTCTTATTATACCGAAAAAATACAAATAAAACAAAAACTTTGATATTTTCACCAAAAATAAACAAAAAACTGATAATAAGATTATCAGTTTTTTAAAATTATCAATATTTTGATGACATTATTGTATCACTTCACCGTCAACTTCTTCTGGAGCATCTACGGCACAGGTCTCAGCGTCAACGTCACAGACTGCAGCCTCATCACTAAGTTCCGTAGTATCATCTCCTGCTTCATCAATCGGACAAACATCGCCCTCGGCACATTCAACCTCC
This window encodes:
- a CDS encoding glycoside hydrolase family 1 protein; protein product: MPEEDKVIPSVKVETDKEEKIETSSQLSNQVDDRLLSIPAGVSGEFQFPEGFLWGTSTSSYQIEGGVTNDWSEWESSEKRKTFLESKKLKKEDYSCGSACNFWTHYGDDFDLAKNLNTNAIRFGIEWARIETENDVWDVEAVKKYREIFEQARLRGFRIVLTIWHWTNPTWFAAEGGWAGKNAVMYFDRYSAFVVKEFGGYIDYWVTLNEPMVHIANGYLSGKFPPNRHNIFKARKAFNNLVKGHKRAYKNIHLLFPKAKVGITGLINDFEPALKWGPLNNLLAKVFHYFWNHRFLKRIKKYMDYVGLDYYFHDRIICYPPFKKNKNERMTDMGWEIYPKGIYNVLKYLRRFRKPIIVMENGLADEHDKYRAAFIKEHLYWVHRAIQEGIDVRGYFHWSLLDNFEWADGFGPKFGLYTVDRKTFERKIKPSAFVYKRICEENKLTL